In a genomic window of Quercus lobata isolate SW786 chromosome 4, ValleyOak3.0 Primary Assembly, whole genome shotgun sequence:
- the LOC115984644 gene encoding proline-rich extensin-like protein EPR1 has protein sequence MRTKSFCQGALLGFLACFLFAVSCYGVPAGQDSSGLIVTTDIKSHNGEFREDAVHDKGKFNIPTFKKPLIPIFKKPLPPLVPIFKKPLPPLTPIFEKPLSPPIPVFEKPLPPPIPVLKKPPPPPVPISKKPSPPPPVPIFKKPSPPPIPFLKKPPPPPVPIFEKPSPPPTPIFEKPLPPPVPIFEKPIPPPIPIYEKPLPPLVPIFEKPIPPPVPIYDKPLPSPIPIFEKPIPPPIPIYEKPLPPPVPIYKKPLPPPVPIFEKPIPPPVPIYEKPLPPPVPIYKKPSPPLVPFVKKSPPPPVPIFKKRSPPPIPFLKKPPPPLVPIFEKPLPPPTPIFEKPLPPPVPIFEKPIPPPVPIYEKPSPPPVPIYDKPLPPPIPIFEKPIPPPIPIYEKPLPPPVPIYKKPLPPPVPIFEKPIPPPVPIYKKPLPPPVPIYDKPLPPPVPVFDKPLPPPTPIFEKPLPPPVPTFKKPLPPPVPVFKKPLPPPTPIFEKPLPPLVPALKKPSPSPVPVFEKPLPPPVPYYKKPQPPPIPVFEKPLPPPVPIFEKPFPPPVPVFKKPLPPPVPVFKKPLPPPRPIIKKPLPPPIPVFKKSHPPPVPFFKKPLPPPSSVF, from the exons ATGCGGACTAAATCCTTTTGTCAAGGGGCTCTTCTAGGCTTCTTGGCTTGCTTCTTGTTTGCTGTCAGCTGCTATGGCGTGCCTGCAGGTCAAGACTCTTCAG GGCTTATTGTAACTACTGATATAAAGTCTCATAATGGAGAGTTCAGAGAGGATGCAGTTCATGACAAAGGGAAATTCAATATTCCAACTTTTAAGAAACCTCTCATTCCCATTTTTAAGAAGCCACTTCCACCACTGGTTCCAATTTTCAAGAAGCCCCTTCCTCCATTAACTCCAATTTTCGAGAAGCCATTATCACCACCAATTCCAGTTTTCGAGAAACCATTACCACCACCAATTCCAGTTTTAAAGAAGCCACCCCCTCCACCAGTTCCAATTTCCAAGAAGCCATCACCACCTCCACCAGTTCCAATATTCAAGAAGCCATCACCACCACCTATTCCCTTTTTGAAGAAACCACCCCCTCCACCAGTTCCAATTTTTGAGAAGCCATCACCTCCACCTACACCAATTTTTGAGAAGCCATTACCACCACCTGTTCCAATTTTTGAGAAGCCAATTCCTCCACCAATTCCAATTTACGAGAAGCCATTACCACCACTAGTTCCAATTTTTGAGAAGCCAATTCCTCCACCTGTTCCAATTTATGATAAGCCATTACCATCACCAATTCCAATTTTTGAGAAGCCAATTCCTCCACCAATTCCAATTTATGAGAAGCCATTGCCACCACCTGTTCCAATTTACAAGAAGCCATTACCACCACCAGTTCCAATTTTTGAGAAGCCAATTCCTCCACCAGTTCCAATTTACGAGAAGCCATTGCCTCCACCAGTTCCAATTTACAAGAAGCCATCACCACCGCTTGTTCCATTTGTGAAGAAGTCACCCCCTCCACCAGTTCCAATATTCAAGAAGCGATCACCACCACCTATTCCCTTTTTGAAGAAACCACCCCCTCCACTAGTTCCAATTTTTGAGAAGCCATTACCTCCACCTACACCAATTTTTGAGAAGCCATTACCACCACCTGTTCCAATTTTTGAGAAGCCAATTCCTCCACCAGTTCCAATTTACGAGAAGCCATCACCACCACCTGTTCCAATTTACGATAAGCCATTACCACCACCAATTCCAATTTTTGAGAAGCCAATTCCTCCACCAATTCCAATTTATGAGAAGCCATTGCCACCACCTGTTCCAATTTACAAGAAGCCATTACCACCACCAGTTCCAATTTTTGAGAAGCCAATTCCTCCACCAGTTCCAATTTACAAGAAGCCATTGCCACCACCTGTTCCAATTTATGATAAGCCATTACCACCTCCAGTTCCTGTTTTCGATAAGCCATTACCACCCCCGACTCCAATTTTTGAGAAGCCATTACCACCACCTGTTCCAACTTTTAAGAAGCCACTTCCTCCGCCAGTTCCAGTTTTTAAAAAGCCATTACCACCCCCTACTCCAATTTTTGAGAAGCCACTTCCTCCACTAGTTCCAGCTTTAAAGAAGCCATCACCATCCCCAGTTCCAGTTTTTGAGAAGCCACTTCCTCCACCAGTTCCATATTACAagaaaccacaaccaccacctaTTCCTGTTTTTGAGAAGCCATTACCACCTCCAGTTCCAATTTTCGAGAAGCCATTTCCTCCACCAGttccagttttcaagaagccaCTTCCTCCTCCAGTTCCAGTTTTCAAGAAACCATTACCACCACCAAGACCAATTATCAAGAAGCCATTACCGCCACCAATTCCAGTTTTCAAGAAGTCACATCCTCCACCAGTTCCATTTTTCAAGAAGCCCTTACCACCACCAAGTTCAGTTTTCTAG
- the LOC115986459 gene encoding proline-rich protein 4-like: MRTKSFCQGALLGSLVCFLLVVSCYGEQDQTTSGLGVPSHNEEFNTAADLDEGKFKKPIPFFKKPFPPKIPIFKKPIPHPIPIVKKPLPPIPIVKKPLPPLPHFKKPSLPPLPPIKKPLPHFKKPLPIKKPLPPIPDLKKPFLDEKPIPFFKKPPIPAFKKPFPHPIPIIKKPLPPFKKPFPPIPDLKKPFLDEKPIPFVKKPPIPVFKKPFPHPIPIIKKPFPPLKKPLFPPFPIHKPIVKKPIP; the protein is encoded by the exons ATGAGAACTAAATCCTTTTGTCAAGGGGCTCTTTTGGGCTCCTTGGTTTGCTTCTTGCTTGTTGTGAGTTGCTATGGTGAGCAAGACCAAACCACTTCAG GACTTGGTGTACCATCTCATAACGAAGAGTTCAATACAGCTGCAGACCTTGATGAAGGGAAATTCAAGAAACCTATTCCTTTTTTTAAGAAGCCATTCCCACCAAAAATTCCAATTTTCAAGAAGCCAATTCCTCATCCAATTCCAATTGTTAAGAAGCCATTACCACCAATTCCAATTGTCAAGAAGCCATTACCACCGCTTCCACACTTCAAGAAACCATCTCTTCCACCACTTCCACCTATCAAGAAGCCACTTCCACATTTCAAGAAGCCACTACCAATTAAGAAGCCTCTCCCACCTATTCCGGATTTGAAGAAACCATTTCTTGATGAGAAACCTATTCCATTTTTTAAGAAGCCTCCAATTCCAGCATTCAAAAAGCCATTTCCCCATCCAATTCCAATAATAAAGAAGCCACTTCCACCATTTAAGAAGCCTTTCCCACCTATTCCAGATTTGAAGAAACCATTTCTTGATGAGAAACCTATTCCATTTGTAAAGAAGCCTCCAATTCCAGTATTCAAAAAGCCATTTCCCCATCCAATTCCAATAATAAAGAAGCCATTCCCACCTCTTAAGAAGCCACTCTTTCCCCCTTTCCCAATTCACAAACCAATTGTCAAGAAACCTATTccttag